In the genome of Trichoplusia ni isolate ovarian cell line Hi5 chromosome 27, tn1, whole genome shotgun sequence, one region contains:
- the LOC113505879 gene encoding uncharacterized protein LOC113505879, with the protein MDVEEDTLLLLENLSQSKSGCLCMNVQCGTKLIALLGILFGFTCAAMLLVKDRKYLTPTTVLLVVFLSVFVIITVLFVLASVMLLMAALDEDTDLMSYYIWLSIVYLCVQLVLAIAIPLVLIVEGRYPIAIALIWMVMVMIVGLGWTHFISVVSAYRMSLLNAGEI; encoded by the exons atggaTGTTGAAGAAGACACACTCCTTCTGCTGGAGAACCTTTCTCAGTCAAAGTCCGGTTGTTTATGTATGAATGTGCAATGTGGGACCAAACTTATAGCTTTATTGGGGATT TTATTTGGCTTCACATGCGCGGCAATGCTGCTAGTCAAGGACCGAAAATATTTGACGCCGACAACAGTCCTTCTCGTCGTATTCTTATCAGTATTTGTAATCATCACTGTGTTGTTTGTACTGGCGTCTGTTATGCTGCTGATGGCTGCGTTAgat gaaGACACAGACCTCATGTCGTACTACATATGGCTAAGCATAGTGTACTTGTGTGTACAGCTGGTGTTGGCTATAGCCATCCCATTGGTCTTGATCGTTGAAGGCCGATACCCAATCGCCATAGCTCTAATATGGATGGTCATGGTCATGATTGTCGGTCTTG GATGGACGCATTTTATATCTGTTGTCAGCGCGTACCGAATGAGTCTTCTTAATGCAGGTGAAATATAA